One Candidatus Brocadiaceae bacterium genomic window, TGGAGGGGCACGCTCCGTCGTGCCCGCTCCTGCAATCACCGGCCGCTCGCCATCCCCGGCCGCGACAGAGCGCGGCCCTCCACCGACTCCCGGCCGCGACGGAGCGCGGCCCTCCACTTGCACGGACGGTTCACGCCGCTGGAGGGGCACGCTCCGTCGTGCCCGCTCTCGCAATGACGGGCCGCCTGCCATCCCCGGCCGCGACAGAGCGCGGCCCTCCACCGGCACGCACGCCTCACGCCAGACGCCGCCCCGGCTGGCCTTCGACCATGCGGAGATCCTGACGCGGGGACTGGATCGGTTCCGGGAACTGGCCGAGCGCACGCATCTGCTCTTCGCCCTGCTGCCGGAGCGCTTCCCCAGGGCGGCGGTTCGCGACGCCCTGCACGCCGTGCGGGGCCGGGCGCCGGCCGGCCCCGAGTTCGCGGCCTGGGAAGCGCGGGCGGAACTGGAAGAAGGGGGGAGCCCGCCGGCTTCGGGCGGCGGCCTGCTGCGCTGCACCGCCACGGACCTGCGGGCCCCGCTGCGGCCGCGCTGAGCCGCTGCCTCAGAGGACGCCCTTCGTGGACGGCACCTGGCCGCCCCTGCGCGGGTCGACCTCGACGGCCATGCGCAGCGCCCGGGCCAGGCCCTTGAAGACGGCCTCGGCGATGTGGTGGCTGTTGTCGCCGCACGGCCCCTCGACGTGCACGGTGATCGCCGCGTTCATGCAAAACGCGTGCAGAAACTCCCGCACAAGCTCCACGTCGAACTCGCCGATCTTCTCGGTCGGGAACCGCACGTCGAACCGCAGCAGCCCCCGCCCACTGATGTCGACGGCCACCGAGGCGAGACTCTCCTCCATCGGCACGCGGGCGTCGGCGAACCGCGTGATGC contains:
- the hisB gene encoding imidazoleglycerol-phosphate dehydratase HisB; the encoded protein is MTTPRSAAIERKTRETTIRVELALDGTGRCQVSTGVGFLDHMLELWARHGLFDLVCAAEGDLHVDAHHTTEDVGIVLGQAFGKALGDKAGITRFADARVPMEESLASVAVDISGRGLLRFDVRFPTEKIGEFDVELVREFLHAFCMNAAITVHVEGPCGDNSHHIAEAVFKGLARALRMAVEVDPRRGGQVPSTKGVL